Proteins from one Syntrophorhabdus sp. genomic window:
- a CDS encoding type II secretion system protein GspF, with protein sequence ATTYEKSLKDSVKRFMGLLEPAIILTMGLVIAFIVVSMLVAIFGILELPF encoded by the coding sequence TGGCGACAACCTACGAGAAGAGCCTCAAAGACTCCGTCAAACGGTTCATGGGCCTTCTTGAGCCCGCGATCATCCTTACCATGGGGCTCGTCATCGCTTTCATCGTAGTCTCCATGCTCGTCGCGATATTCGGTATCCTGGAGCTGCCGTTTTGA